In a genomic window of Urocitellus parryii isolate mUroPar1 chromosome 2, mUroPar1.hap1, whole genome shotgun sequence:
- the Cldn11 gene encoding claudin-11 translates to MVATCLQVVGFVTSFVGWIGIIVTTSTNDWVVTCGYTIPTCRKLDELGSKGLWADCVMATGLYHCKPLVDILILPGYVQACRALMIAASVLGLPAILLLLTVLPCIRMGHEPGVAKYRRAQLAGVMLILLALCAIVATIWFPVCAHRETTIVSFGYSLYAGWIGAVLCLVGGSVIVCCAGDAQAFGENRFYYSSGSSSPTHAKSAHV, encoded by the exons ATGGTGGCCACGTGCCTGCAAGTGGTGGGCTTCGTCACGAGCTTCGTGGGCTGGATCGGCATTATCGTCACCACATCCACCAATGACTGGGTGGTGACCTGTGGCTACACCATCCCTACCTGCCGCAAGCTGGACGAACTGGGTTCCAAGGGGCTGTGGGCTGACTGCGTCATGGCCACGGGGCTGTACCACTGCAAGCCCCTGGTGGACATCCTCATCTTGCCGG GCTACGTGCAGGCTTGCAGGGCCCTAATGATCGCCGCCTCAGTTCTGGGTCTGCCGGCAATTTTGCTGCTGCTGACAGTTCTCCCCTGCATCCGAATGGGCCATGAGCCTGGTGTGGCCAAGTACCGGCGGGCCCAGCTGGCAGGAGTCATGCTCATTCTGCTGG CTCTCTGCGCCATCGTCGCCACCATCTGGTTCCCTGTGTGCGCCCACCGTGAGACCACCATCGTGAGCTTTGGCTACTCCCTGTACGCGGGCTGGATTGGTGCGGTGCTGTGCTTGGTGGGTGGCAGCGTCATCGTCTGCTGCGCTGGAGATGCCCAGGCATTTGGTGAAAACCGTTTCTACTACTCTTCGGGCTCCAGCTCCCCGACTCATGCCAAGAGTGCACATGTATAA